Within Candidatus Rokuibacteriota bacterium, the genomic segment GTCGTCACCTGCTCGTCCTGCCGGATCTTGTCCGGCGGCCCGTCGGCCAGGATCTTGCCTTCGTGCATGACCACGACCCGGTCGGAGTACGTGAAGACGACGTCCATGTCGTGCTCGATGATGGCGGCCGTGATCTTCCCCGATCGCACGATCGACGTGATGATGTCCATGATCGGAGCCTTGTCGCGGGTGCTGACCCCGCTTGTCGGCTCGTCGAGGAACAGGAGTCGCGGCCTGAGGGCGTACGCCACCGCGACATCCAGGAGTTTCCGCTCCCCCTGGGCGAGCCCAGCCGCGACCATGCCTGCCTTCGGCGCGAGCCCGAACTCCTGGAGCACCGCCATTGCCTCGTCGCGCACGGCGCCATCCCGCTCCGCGAGCGCCATGAGCCGCCGGGTCTTGCCCTCGCGGGAGAAGATGGAGAGCGCGACGTTGTCCAGGCACGTGAGCTGGTCGAACAGGTTGACCAGCTGAAAGCTTCGGGCGATCCCGGCCTCGATCCGCTCATGGATCGACTGGTGGGTGACGTCGGCCCCCTGGAAGAAGATCCGGCCGCCATCGGGCGGGAGGAGCCCGCTGATGACATTGACGAGGGTCGTCTTGCCAGCGCCGTTGGCGCCGATCAGGGCCAGGACCTCGCCCTGCGTCACGGTGAAGTCTACCTGATCGACAGCGTGGGTCTCGCCGAAGTACTTCTTGAGCTGCTTGGTCTCCAGGATCTTCACGCGGCCGCCCTCCCGAGCCTC encodes:
- a CDS encoding ABC transporter ATP-binding protein, encoding MKILETKQLKKYFGETHAVDQVDFTVTQGEVLALIGANGAGKTTLVNVISGLLPPDGGRIFFQGADVTHQSIHERIEAGIARSFQLVNLFDQLTCLDNVALSIFSREGKTRRLMALAERDGAVRDEAMAVLQEFGLAPKAGMVAAGLAQGERKLLDVAVAYALRPRLLFLDEPTSGVSTRDKAPIMDIITSIVRSGKITAAIIEHDMDVVFTYSDRVVVMHEGKILADGPPDKIRQDEQVTTILLGTAGP